From one Cynocephalus volans isolate mCynVol1 chromosome X, mCynVol1.pri, whole genome shotgun sequence genomic stretch:
- the GPR34 gene encoding probable G-protein coupled receptor 34: MRSHTITMTTTSLSSWSCSSHATRFITNHSNQLPQNFSEASNVTCSMDEKLLSTLLTTFYSVIFIVGLVGNIIALYVFLGVHRKRNSIQIYLLNVAIADLLLIFCLPFRIMYHINQDKWTLGVILCKVVGTLFYMNMYISIILLGFISLDRYIKINRSIQQRKVISTRQSIYVCCTVWIVALAGFLTMIILMLKKGGHNSTMCFHYRDKHNAKGEAIFNFILVVMFWLIFLLIILSYIKIGKNLLRISKRRSKFPNSGKYATTARNSFIVLIIFTICFVPYHAFRFIYISSQLNVSPCYWKEIVHKTNEIMLVLSSLNSCLDPVMYFLMSSNIRKIMCQLLSRRFQGEASRSESTSEFKPGYSLHDISAVAKMQSSSKST, translated from the coding sequence ATGAGAAGTCACACTATAACAATGACAACGACTTCGCTAAGCAGCTGGTCTTGCTCCTCCCATGCAACACGTTTTATAACTAATCACAGCAACCAATTGCCACAAAACTTCTCAGAAGCATCAAATGTTACCTGTTCCATGGATGAAAAATTACTATCTACTCTGTTAACAACATTCTATTCTGTGATTTTCATCGTGGGACTGGTTGGGAACATAATTGCTCTCTATGTATTTCTGGGTGTCCACCGCAAAAGAAATTCCATTCAAATTTACCTACTTAACGTAGCCATTGCAGACCTCCTACTCATCTTCTGTCTTCCTTTCCGAATAATGTATCATATTAACCAAGACAAGTGGACACTAGGTGTGATTCTGTGCAAGGTTGTGGGAACACTATTTTATATGAACATGTACATTAGCATTATTTTGCTTGGATTCATCAGTTTGGATCGCTACATAAAAATTAATCGGTCTATACAACAACGGAAGGTAATATCAACCAGACAAAGTATTTATGTTTGCTGTACAGTATGGATAGTTGCTCTTGCAGGATTTTTAACTATGATTATTTTAATGCTTAAGAAAGGAGGGCATAATTCCACAATGTGTTTCCACTATAGAGATAAGCATAATGCAAAAGGAGAAGcaatttttaactttattcttgTGGTAATGTTCTGGCTAATTTTCCTACTAATAATCCTTTCATATATTAAGATTGGCAAgaatttattgaggatttctaaAAGGAGGTCAAAATTTCCTAATTCTGGTAAATATGCCACTACAGCCCGGAATTCCTTTATTGTACTTATCATTTTTACTATATGTTTTGTTCCTTACCATGCCTTTCGATTCATCTACATTTCTTCACAGCTAAATGTATCACCTTGCTACTGGAAGGAAATTGTTCACAAAACCAATGAGATCATGCTGGTTCTCTCATCTTTAAATAGTTGCTTAGATCCAGTCATGTATTTCTTGATGTCCAGTAACATTCGCAAAATAATGTGCCAACTTCTTTCTAGACGATTTCAAGGCGAAGCAAGCAGGAGTGAAAGCACTTCAGAATTTAAACCAGGATACTCCCTGCATGATATATCTGCAGTAGCTAAAATGCAGTCTAGTTCTAAAAGTACTTGA